A single Sphingopyxis chilensis DNA region contains:
- the recN gene encoding DNA repair protein RecN: MLTALSIANIVLIERLDLEFEAGLGVLTGETGAGKSILLDALGLALGARADSALVRQGSDKAQVTASFAPPTADTPLAALLADNEIALEAGEPLLIRRTLKADGGSRAFLNDQPCSAALLREVGGHLVEIHGQHDDRGLLAPAGHRVLLDAYARADTRAVAAAHAAWRAAEEQLAAARAAISAAERDREWLAHCVTELQALGPQPGEEAELAEARAAMQKGERLAGDLGAIMEAFEGSDSGPAQLRAAARRLDRLAGDHPLLAEALAGLDRAIIEADEAEGKLHEAARAMEYDPERLEVTETRLFELRAMARKHNVQPDELAELTGTLAARLDAIEGGSAGLAKLEAAVAETASAYTHAATALSNQRAKAAIRLDTAVAGELVPLKLDAARFQTLIERLPADRWGPEGMDRVEFLISTNPGAPFAPLAKIASGGELSRFILALKVALAEEGGAGTIIFDEIDRGVGGAVASAIGERLARLAGAGKQLLAVTHSPQVAAKGAFHFIIAKSSEGPNGGVVTRTSVHALDDAGRREEIARMLSGAEVTAEARAQAERLLDIAA; this comes from the coding sequence GTGCTGACCGCTTTGTCCATCGCCAATATCGTTCTGATCGAACGGCTCGACCTTGAATTCGAGGCGGGGCTCGGCGTGCTCACCGGCGAAACGGGGGCGGGCAAATCGATCCTGCTCGACGCGCTCGGGCTCGCGCTCGGCGCGCGCGCCGACAGCGCGCTGGTGCGGCAGGGCAGCGACAAGGCGCAGGTGACCGCGAGCTTCGCGCCGCCCACGGCAGATACGCCGCTTGCGGCGCTGCTTGCCGATAACGAGATCGCGCTGGAGGCGGGCGAACCGCTGCTGATCCGCCGCACGTTGAAGGCCGATGGCGGCAGCCGCGCCTTCCTGAACGACCAGCCCTGTTCGGCCGCCCTGCTGCGCGAGGTGGGCGGGCATCTGGTCGAAATCCACGGCCAGCATGACGATCGCGGGCTGCTCGCGCCCGCAGGACATCGCGTGCTGCTCGACGCCTATGCGCGTGCCGACACGCGCGCCGTCGCCGCGGCGCATGCCGCGTGGCGCGCCGCCGAGGAGCAGCTTGCCGCCGCCCGCGCCGCCATCTCCGCAGCCGAACGAGACCGTGAGTGGCTCGCGCATTGCGTCACCGAATTGCAGGCGCTTGGCCCCCAGCCCGGCGAGGAAGCCGAACTCGCCGAAGCGCGCGCCGCGATGCAGAAGGGCGAGCGGCTGGCCGGCGATCTCGGCGCGATCATGGAAGCGTTCGAGGGCAGCGATAGCGGTCCCGCGCAGTTGCGCGCGGCGGCGCGGCGGCTCGACCGGCTCGCGGGCGATCATCCGCTGCTCGCCGAGGCGCTCGCGGGGCTCGATCGCGCGATCATCGAGGCCGATGAGGCGGAGGGCAAGCTGCACGAAGCGGCGCGTGCGATGGAATATGACCCCGAACGGCTTGAGGTGACCGAGACGCGATTGTTCGAATTGCGTGCGATGGCGCGCAAACATAATGTGCAGCCCGACGAGCTGGCAGAATTGACGGGGACGCTCGCCGCGCGGCTCGACGCGATCGAGGGTGGCAGCGCCGGGCTCGCGAAGCTCGAAGCCGCCGTCGCCGAGACGGCATCGGCCTATACCCATGCCGCGACGGCCCTTTCCAACCAGCGCGCGAAGGCGGCGATCCGCCTCGACACCGCGGTTGCGGGCGAACTCGTGCCGCTCAAGCTCGACGCCGCGCGCTTCCAGACGCTCATCGAACGGCTTCCCGCCGACCGCTGGGGGCCAGAGGGCATGGACCGCGTCGAATTCCTCATCTCGACCAATCCCGGCGCGCCCTTCGCGCCGCTCGCAAAAATTGCCTCGGGCGGCGAACTCTCGCGCTTCATCCTCGCGCTGAAGGTCGCGCTCGCCGAAGAGGGCGGGGCCGGCACGATCATCTTCGACGAGATCGACCGCGGCGTCGGCGGCGCGGTGGCGAGCGCGATCGGCGAGCGGTTGGCAAGGCTGGCAGGCGCGGGCAAGCAATTGCTCGCGGTGACGCACTCGCCCCAGGTTGCGGCCAAGGGCGCCTTCCACTTCATCATTGCCAAGTCGAGCGAGGGCCCAAATGGCGGGGTGGTCACGCGCACCAGCGTCCACGCGCTCGATGACGCCGGTCGTCGCGAGGAAATCGCGCGCATGCTCTCGGGCGCCGAAGTGACCGCGGAAGCGCGCGCGCAGGCCGAGCGATTGCTGGATATCGCGGCATGA
- a CDS encoding outer membrane protein assembly factor BamD yields the protein MTQRSSLRATTRLVAAALVIPPMLAACAGGGGVKQDTRYVARDVNTLYRAAQDRLDRKQYGLAAALFDEVERQHPYSPWARRAQLMSSFSYYMDREYTPAIEAAQRFLAIHPGNKDAPYAYYLIGLSYYEQISDVTRDQKITQQASAALGEIIRRYPDSRYAADARLKVDLVQDHLAGKEMEIGRFYQRSSNWLAASIRFREVVDKYQTTSHAPEALYRLTESYLALGIPAEAKKSAAVLGANYPGNEWYERAYKLMQRHAPSA from the coding sequence ATGACTCAGCGTTCCTCCTTGCGCGCCACGACGCGCCTCGTCGCCGCCGCTCTCGTGATCCCCCCGATGCTGGCGGCCTGCGCCGGTGGCGGCGGGGTCAAGCAGGACACGCGTTACGTCGCGCGCGATGTCAATACGCTGTACCGCGCGGCGCAGGACCGGCTCGACCGCAAGCAATATGGGCTGGCGGCGGCGCTGTTCGACGAGGTCGAGCGCCAGCATCCCTATTCGCCCTGGGCGCGCCGCGCGCAGCTGATGAGCTCGTTCAGCTATTATATGGACCGCGAATACACACCGGCGATCGAAGCCGCGCAGCGTTTCCTCGCGATTCATCCGGGCAACAAGGATGCGCCCTACGCCTATTATCTGATCGGCCTTTCCTATTATGAGCAGATCAGCGACGTGACCCGCGACCAGAAAATCACCCAGCAGGCCAGCGCCGCGCTGGGCGAGATCATCCGCCGCTATCCCGACAGCCGCTATGCCGCCGACGCGCGGCTGAAGGTCGACCTGGTGCAGGACCATCTCGCGGGCAAGGAAATGGAAATCGGCCGTTTCTACCAGCGCAGCTCGAACTGGCTTGCTGCGTCGATTCGCTTTCGCGAAGTCGTCGACAAATATCAGACGACCAGCCACGCGCCCGAGGCGCTCTATCGCCTGACCGAATCCTATCTCGCGCTCGGTATTCCGGCCGAGGCGAAGAAGTCGGCCGCCGTGCTCGGCGCCAACTATCCGGGCAATGAATGGTATGAGCGCGCCTACAAGCTGATGCAGAGGCACGCGCCGAGCGCCTGA
- a CDS encoding peptidylprolyl isomerase, producing MLTILTAIALAAQSPAVPPQATQLPPPIPSVPVPVTPVVEADTRPYVALVTDLGTITLRIEDKRAPVTAANFLRYVDAKRMDGFKFYRSTKSWGPANQLIQAGNRGDARRSFPPIAHEPTATTGLTNCKGALSMARLNPGDATSDFFLLLSDIRGFDSDAPGGDGAGFAVFGEIVGGAEVAEAIFNAPISPTAGEGVMVGQMLEPQVTIKTARRVPTPADAPEGCVVKTG from the coding sequence ATGCTCACGATCCTCACCGCCATCGCACTTGCCGCCCAATCGCCGGCCGTTCCGCCGCAGGCGACCCAATTGCCGCCGCCCATCCCCTCGGTCCCGGTGCCTGTCACGCCGGTGGTCGAAGCCGACACGCGGCCCTATGTGGCGCTCGTCACCGACCTTGGCACGATTACCTTGCGGATCGAGGACAAGCGCGCGCCGGTCACCGCGGCGAATTTCCTCCGCTATGTCGACGCAAAACGGATGGACGGATTCAAATTCTACCGCTCGACGAAGAGCTGGGGCCCGGCGAACCAGCTTATCCAGGCGGGCAACCGCGGCGACGCGCGCCGGAGTTTCCCGCCCATCGCGCACGAGCCGACGGCGACCACCGGCCTCACCAACTGCAAGGGCGCGCTGTCGATGGCGCGGCTCAACCCCGGCGACGCGACGAGCGATTTCTTCCTGCTCCTGTCCGACATCAGGGGATTCGACAGCGATGCGCCGGGCGGCGACGGCGCCGGCTTTGCCGTGTTCGGCGAAATTGTCGGCGGCGCCGAGGTGGCGGAGGCGATCTTCAACGCGCCGATCTCGCCCACCGCGGGCGAAGGCGTGATGGTCGGCCAGATGCTCGAACCGCAAGTGACGATCAAGACCGCGCGCCGCGTGCCGACGCCAGCCGACGCGCCGGAGGGCTGCGTCGTCAAAACGGGCTGA
- a CDS encoding ArsR/SmtB family transcription factor gives MVEYDSHTLDTIFHALGDTTRRAMLGELAAGERTVGELAKPFAMSLAAASKHIKVLEAAGLVRRDIRGRTHVCSLDPVPLMRADQWIGIYRRFWTDRLDVLEKILRADAAAPPPPRNPSPGKKENDDDDDA, from the coding sequence ATGGTTGAATATGATTCGCACACCCTCGACACGATCTTCCACGCGCTGGGCGATACGACGCGCCGCGCGATGCTGGGCGAACTCGCCGCCGGTGAACGCACCGTCGGCGAACTCGCCAAGCCGTTCGCGATGTCGCTTGCCGCAGCGTCGAAACATATCAAGGTCCTCGAGGCCGCCGGGCTGGTCCGCCGCGACATCCGTGGCCGCACCCACGTCTGCAGCCTCGATCCCGTTCCGCTGATGCGTGCCGATCAGTGGATCGGCATCTACCGGCGCTTCTGGACCGATCGCCTCGATGTGCTCGAGAAAATCCTGCGCGCCGACGCGGCCGCGCCGCCGCCCCCAAGAAACCCCTCCCCGGGAAAGAAGGAGAATGACGATGACGACGATGCTTGA
- a CDS encoding SRPBCC family protein, producing MTTMLDHDRYGVLTEPATLTITRLLPGPVDRIWAYLIDGDLRRQWLAAGAMEERVGAPVDLVWRNDELTDPPGTRPDGFGDEHRMLCEVVAIDAPRLLSISWGSTGGVTFTLDEKGDEVLLTIVHKRIEDPEVRLNVSAGWHAHLDVLEARARGTQAAPHWDNWVRLRDAYAERLFG from the coding sequence ATGACGACGATGCTTGACCATGACCGTTACGGGGTGCTCACCGAGCCCGCGACACTGACGATCACCCGCCTGCTTCCCGGCCCGGTCGACCGGATCTGGGCCTATCTCATCGACGGCGATCTGCGTCGCCAGTGGCTGGCGGCGGGCGCGATGGAGGAAAGGGTCGGCGCTCCGGTCGATCTCGTCTGGCGCAACGACGAGCTTACCGATCCGCCGGGCACGCGCCCCGACGGTTTCGGCGACGAACACCGGATGCTCTGCGAAGTCGTCGCGATCGACGCCCCGCGCCTCCTGTCGATCAGTTGGGGCAGCACCGGCGGCGTCACCTTCACGCTCGACGAAAAGGGCGACGAGGTGCTGCTGACCATCGTCCACAAGCGGATCGAGGATCCCGAGGTGCGGCTCAACGTCAGCGCGGGCTGGCACGCGCACCTCGACGTGCTCGAAGCGCGCGCGCGCGGAACGCAGGCGGCGCCGCACTGGGACAATTGGGTCCGGCTGCGCGACGCCTATGCCGAGCGGCTGTTCGGCTGA
- the pnp gene encoding polyribonucleotide nucleotidyltransferase, which yields MFDVKKVSIEWGGETLTLETGKVARQADGAVMATLGETVVLCAVTAAKSVKDGQDFFPLTVHYQEKYSAAGRIPGGFFKRERGATEKETLVSRLIDRPIRPLFPEGFYNEINAIAQVLSYDGHNEPDILAMVAASAALTISGVPFMGPIGAARVGYVDGEYILNPTDAQVAEGDLDLVVAATYDAVMMVESEANELSEEIMLGAVLFAHDACKEVVKAIVKLAEQAAKDPWEVASSDDNAGIKDKLKKLIGKDIAAAYKLTDKSARSNALNEARAKAKAQFTEDGLAPQEVMAGIKLTKKLEAEIVRGAILKDGKRIDGRTTTQIRPIVAETHFLPRAHGSALFTRGETQTIATATLGTKDAEQMIDGLNGLSYQNFMLHYNFPPYSVGEVGRFGAPGRREVGHGKLAWRALHPVLPTKDEFPYTIRLTSDITESNGSSSMASVCGGSLAMMDAGVPIKRPVSGIAMGLILEGKDYAILSDILGDEDHLGDMDFKVAGTSEGITTMQMDIKIAGITREIFEAALNQAKEGRAHILGEMNKALGEARSELSAHAPRIETMQIDKAKIRDVIGTGGKVIREIVATTGAKVDIDDEGLIKISSSDLDQIEAARKWISGIVEEAEVGKIYDGKVVNLVDFGAFVNFMGGKDGLVHVSEIKNERVEKVADVLSEGQEVKVKVLEIDPRGKVRLSMRVVDQETGEELEDTRPAREPREPRGDRGPRRDGDRGPRGGGGRDRDRGPRRDGGADRGPRRERSEDGPEDQGHVPDFLKD from the coding sequence ATGTTTGACGTGAAAAAAGTATCGATCGAGTGGGGCGGTGAAACGCTGACGCTCGAAACGGGCAAGGTTGCCCGCCAGGCCGACGGCGCCGTGATGGCGACGCTGGGCGAAACGGTCGTCCTGTGCGCCGTGACCGCCGCCAAGTCGGTCAAGGACGGGCAGGACTTCTTCCCGCTCACCGTCCATTATCAGGAAAAATATTCGGCCGCCGGCCGCATCCCGGGCGGCTTCTTCAAGCGCGAACGCGGCGCGACCGAAAAGGAAACGCTGGTCAGCCGCCTGATCGACCGCCCGATCCGCCCGCTGTTCCCCGAAGGTTTCTACAACGAAATCAACGCCATTGCCCAGGTCCTGAGCTATGACGGCCACAATGAGCCCGACATCCTCGCGATGGTCGCCGCGTCGGCCGCGCTCACCATCTCGGGCGTGCCGTTTATGGGCCCGATCGGCGCCGCGCGCGTCGGCTATGTCGACGGCGAATATATCCTGAACCCGACCGACGCGCAGGTTGCCGAAGGCGACCTCGACCTTGTCGTCGCCGCCACCTACGACGCGGTGATGATGGTCGAATCCGAAGCCAATGAGCTGTCGGAAGAGATCATGCTCGGCGCCGTCCTCTTCGCGCACGATGCGTGCAAGGAAGTCGTCAAGGCGATCGTCAAGCTCGCCGAACAGGCCGCGAAGGATCCGTGGGAAGTCGCTTCGTCGGACGACAATGCCGGCATCAAGGACAAGCTGAAGAAGCTGATCGGCAAGGACATTGCCGCCGCCTACAAGTTGACCGACAAGTCGGCCCGCTCGAACGCGCTCAACGAAGCGCGCGCGAAGGCGAAGGCGCAGTTCACTGAAGACGGTCTCGCGCCGCAGGAAGTCATGGCCGGCATCAAGCTGACCAAGAAGCTCGAAGCCGAAATCGTCCGCGGCGCCATCCTAAAGGACGGCAAGCGCATCGACGGCCGCACGACGACGCAGATCCGTCCGATCGTGGCCGAAACGCACTTCCTGCCGCGTGCGCACGGCTCGGCGCTGTTCACGCGCGGCGAGACGCAGACGATCGCGACCGCCACGCTGGGCACCAAGGATGCGGAGCAGATGATCGACGGCCTCAACGGCCTGTCGTACCAGAACTTCATGCTGCACTATAACTTCCCGCCCTATTCGGTCGGCGAAGTCGGCCGCTTCGGCGCGCCGGGCCGCCGCGAAGTCGGTCACGGCAAGCTGGCATGGCGTGCGCTGCACCCCGTGCTGCCGACCAAGGACGAATTCCCCTACACGATCCGTCTGACCAGCGACATCACCGAGTCGAACGGCTCGTCGTCGATGGCGTCGGTGTGCGGCGGTTCGCTCGCGATGATGGACGCCGGCGTGCCGATCAAGCGTCCCGTCTCGGGCATCGCCATGGGCCTGATCCTCGAAGGCAAGGATTATGCGATCCTGTCGGACATCCTGGGCGACGAGGATCACCTCGGCGACATGGACTTCAAGGTCGCGGGCACGTCGGAAGGCATCACCACGATGCAGATGGACATCAAGATCGCGGGCATCACGCGCGAGATCTTCGAAGCCGCGCTGAACCAGGCCAAGGAAGGCCGCGCGCACATCCTCGGCGAGATGAACAAGGCGCTCGGCGAAGCCCGCAGCGAATTGTCGGCGCACGCGCCGCGTATCGAGACGATGCAGATCGACAAGGCGAAGATCCGCGACGTCATCGGCACCGGCGGCAAGGTGATCCGCGAGATCGTCGCGACCACCGGCGCGAAGGTCGACATCGACGACGAAGGCCTGATCAAAATCTCGTCGAGCGACCTCGACCAGATCGAAGCCGCCCGCAAGTGGATCAGCGGCATCGTCGAGGAAGCCGAAGTCGGCAAGATCTATGACGGCAAGGTCGTCAACCTCGTCGATTTCGGTGCGTTCGTGAATTTCATGGGTGGCAAGGACGGTCTCGTCCACGTCAGCGAAATCAAGAATGAGCGCGTCGAGAAGGTCGCCGACGTCCTGTCCGAAGGTCAGGAAGTCAAGGTCAAGGTCCTCGAGATCGATCCGCGCGGCAAGGTTCGCCTGTCGATGCGCGTCGTTGATCAGGAAACCGGCGAGGAACTGGAAGACACGCGTCCGGCCCGCGAACCCCGCGAACCGCGCGGCGATCGTGGTCCGCGCCGTGACGGCGACCGCGGCCCGCGTGGCGGCGGCGGTCGTGACCGCGACCGTGGCCCGCGCCGTGACGGCGGCGCCGACCGCGGCCCGCGCCGCGAGCGCTCGGAAGACGGTCCGGAAGACCAGGGCCATGTGCCCGACTTCCTGAAGGACTAA
- the rpsO gene encoding 30S ribosomal protein S15 translates to MSITAERKTEVINDNARAKGDTGSPEVQVAILTDRINTLTAHFKAHHKDNHSRRGLLMMVNKRRSLLDYLKKKDEGRYQALIAKLGLRK, encoded by the coding sequence ATGTCGATTACCGCTGAGCGCAAAACCGAAGTCATCAACGACAATGCCCGCGCAAAGGGCGACACCGGTTCGCCGGAAGTGCAGGTTGCGATCCTGACCGACCGCATCAACACGCTGACCGCCCACTTCAAGGCGCACCACAAGGACAACCACAGCCGCCGCGGCTTGCTGATGATGGTCAACAAGCGCCGCAGCCTCCTCGACTATCTGAAGAAGAAGGACGAGGGCCGCTATCAGGCGCTGATCGCGAAGCTTGGTCTCCGCAAATAA
- the truB gene encoding tRNA pseudouridine(55) synthase TruB produces MNGWIILDKPVGLGSTQAVGAVKRVCREAGLGKVKVGHGGTLDPLASGVLPIALGEATKLCGRMLDASKTYDFTIAFGTETAGLDAEGEVVATSDVRPTLADIEAVVPRFTGPIEQVPPAYSAIKIDGQRAYDLARKGEAVEMKARSVTIFSLRGDERGEGPLESITLTAHVSKGTYIRSLARDIARAVGSVGHVTMLRRTKAGPFTLEQAISLDKLNAFGQGAAQSEIILPLEAGLVDIPALNLSPEAAGAIRQGRVWTGGCTDDGLYWGRDSDMRPVALIEALAGTLKVVRGFNI; encoded by the coding sequence ATGAACGGCTGGATCATTCTCGACAAACCCGTGGGGCTCGGATCGACGCAGGCGGTCGGCGCGGTCAAGCGCGTGTGCCGCGAAGCGGGGCTGGGCAAGGTCAAGGTCGGCCATGGCGGGACGCTCGACCCGCTCGCGTCGGGCGTGCTCCCGATCGCGCTCGGCGAGGCGACGAAGCTGTGCGGCCGGATGCTCGATGCGAGCAAGACCTATGACTTCACGATCGCGTTCGGAACCGAGACCGCCGGTCTCGATGCCGAGGGCGAAGTGGTCGCGACGAGCGACGTGCGACCGACGCTGGCGGACATCGAGGCGGTGGTGCCGCGCTTCACCGGGCCGATCGAGCAGGTGCCGCCCGCCTATTCGGCGATCAAGATCGACGGCCAGCGGGCCTATGACCTCGCGCGCAAGGGCGAAGCGGTCGAGATGAAGGCGCGCAGCGTTACCATTTTCTCTCTCCGGGGTGACGAGCGCGGGGAAGGCCCGCTCGAATCGATCACACTCACCGCGCATGTCTCGAAGGGCACCTATATCCGAAGCCTTGCGCGCGACATCGCACGCGCCGTCGGCTCCGTCGGGCATGTCACGATGCTCCGCCGCACGAAGGCCGGGCCGTTCACGCTCGAACAGGCGATTTCGCTGGACAAATTGAACGCTTTCGGCCAAGGGGCCGCCCAATCAGAAATTATTCTGCCGCTCGAGGCAGGGCTGGTCGACATCCCGGCTCTGAACCTCTCCCCGGAAGCGGCAGGGGCGATCCGTCAGGGTCGCGTCTGGACCGGGGGGTGCACGGATGACGGGCTCTATTGGGGAAGGGACAGCGACATGCGTCCCGTTGCCCTGATCGAGGCTTTGGCGGGAACGCTGAAAGTCGTCCGGGGCTTCAACATTTAA
- a CDS encoding DUF6491 family protein, translating to MKKLALSLAALLLPLSAAAAIEPAEEPRALGVEASIVFPSDSSIRNWQADRDRGIWIQDRRRNWYYGTFIGICRDVDFAHAIGVETRGAGRLDKFASIIVRGERCPLTSFVTSGPPPSKEERKAAREAEKAAQD from the coding sequence ATGAAGAAACTCGCACTCTCCCTGGCCGCCTTGCTGCTTCCCCTTTCTGCGGCGGCGGCCATCGAGCCCGCCGAGGAACCGCGCGCGCTCGGTGTCGAGGCGAGCATCGTCTTCCCCAGCGATAGCTCGATCCGCAACTGGCAGGCCGACCGCGATCGCGGCATCTGGATTCAGGATCGCCGACGCAACTGGTATTACGGCACCTTCATCGGCATCTGCCGCGACGTCGATTTCGCGCACGCCATCGGCGTCGAAACGCGTGGTGCCGGGCGGCTCGACAAGTTCGCGTCGATCATCGTTCGTGGCGAACGCTGCCCGCTGACCTCTTTTGTCACATCGGGGCCGCCGCCGTCGAAGGAGGAGCGCAAGGCAGCGCGCGAGGCCGAAAAGGCCGCGCAAGATTGA
- a CDS encoding GNAT family N-acetyltransferase yields MLDRLYAELADGGLKLVKLAEPHRKALRAACAADADIWTIYSSSFDPEHFDAAFDALVGHASRMAYAIFDGDTLVGMTAYLRPDVSAQTVEIGNSYIHPDARGTGLNTRIKKLMIDHAFAAGIRRIEFRIDERNKRSQAAVAKLGCTKEGVLRSERITWTGYVRDTGLWSLLADEWTG; encoded by the coding sequence ATGCTTGACCGGCTCTATGCCGAGCTCGCCGATGGCGGTCTGAAACTCGTCAAACTGGCGGAGCCGCATCGCAAGGCGCTGCGCGCCGCCTGCGCCGCCGATGCCGACATCTGGACGATCTATTCGTCGAGTTTCGATCCCGAGCATTTCGATGCCGCGTTCGATGCGCTGGTCGGGCATGCGAGCCGTATGGCCTACGCGATTTTCGACGGCGATACGCTTGTCGGCATGACCGCCTATTTGCGGCCCGACGTCTCTGCGCAAACGGTCGAGATCGGTAACAGCTATATCCACCCCGACGCGCGGGGGACGGGGCTCAACACGCGGATCAAAAAGCTGATGATCGATCACGCGTTCGCGGCCGGCATCCGCCGTATCGAGTTCCGCATCGACGAGCGGAACAAGCGCAGCCAGGCCGCGGTCGCCAAGCTTGGCTGCACGAAAGAAGGCGTGCTGCGTTCCGAGCGCATCACCTGGACGGGATATGTTCGCGACACCGGGCTCTGGTCGCTGCTCGCGGATGAGTGGACGGGGTAA
- a CDS encoding thymidine kinase, translating into MAKLYFYYASMNAGKSTTLLQADFNYRERGMETMLWTAALDDRYGQGQVTSRIGLMAEAHKFDPDSDLFAAVGEENGQRPLACVLVDEAQFLSREQVLQLARLADEANIPVLCYGLRTDFAANLFPGSAALLGIADALVELKAVCECGRKATMNLRVDEAGRAVVEGAQTEIGGNDRYIAMCRRHFMAKRREAAGALADA; encoded by the coding sequence ATGGCCAAGCTCTATTTCTATTATGCCAGCATGAATGCGGGCAAGTCGACGACGCTGTTGCAGGCGGATTTCAACTATCGCGAGCGCGGCATGGAAACGATGCTGTGGACCGCGGCGCTCGACGACCGCTACGGGCAGGGGCAAGTGACGAGCCGCATCGGGCTGATGGCCGAGGCGCACAAGTTCGACCCCGACAGCGACTTGTTCGCGGCGGTCGGCGAAGAGAATGGGCAGCGCCCGCTTGCCTGCGTGCTCGTCGACGAGGCGCAATTCCTGTCGCGCGAGCAGGTGCTGCAATTGGCGCGCCTCGCCGACGAGGCGAATATTCCGGTGCTTTGTTATGGCCTCCGCACCGACTTTGCCGCCAACCTCTTCCCCGGATCGGCGGCGCTGCTTGGCATCGCCGACGCGCTCGTCGAATTGAAGGCCGTGTGCGAATGCGGGCGCAAGGCGACGATGAACCTGCGCGTTGATGAAGCGGGCCGCGCGGTGGTCGAGGGCGCACAGACCGAAATCGGCGGCAACGACCGCTATATCGCGATGTGCCGGCGGCATTTCATGGCCAAGCGGCGCGAGGCTGCCGGGGCGCTCGCCGATGCTTGA
- a CDS encoding WS/DGAT/MGAT family O-acyltransferase — MRLMPVTDAMFLWGESRETPMHIGGINLYTLPDGVDETEWLHEQLALLRQSEGLRRPFSEVLKLTPFGQYGPIRLEPDRDIDMHYHVRAAALPKPGRYREMFELASRLHSGLLDRTRPLWEITLISGLPNRQIATFKKVHHALMDGAASIHFYNSMLSADPGERRAASPLSVEAYEAYKRLFPPPKKPARPSLTDIKAIGDFLKEQWGNSVGVTKAMNQYLAAMFGIGGEGLATPFAGVPRTSFNRNITGARRFVAQSWSLERVRAMGKAYDGTINDAVLGMCAGAMRKYLQSLNELPDKPLKAMAPVSIRPKDDIDSGNSVASVTANLATHIDDPATRMAMIQESMNSAKAQLRAMTAAQIQLYTAITSFPMMLTALTRTADKFPAYSVTISNVPGPREQMYWNGARLDGMYPASIPVDGMAMNITQVSNFRNIDFGITACRRSVPHAQRMIDYLEEALVELEAAAGIKKGK; from the coding sequence ATGCGATTGATGCCGGTGACCGACGCGATGTTCCTGTGGGGGGAGAGCCGCGAGACGCCGATGCACATCGGCGGCATCAATCTCTACACGCTGCCCGACGGGGTCGACGAGACCGAGTGGCTGCACGAGCAGCTCGCGCTGCTCCGCCAGTCGGAGGGCCTCAGGCGGCCGTTCAGCGAGGTGCTGAAACTGACGCCGTTTGGCCAGTATGGCCCGATCCGCCTCGAGCCCGATCGCGACATCGACATGCATTACCATGTCCGCGCCGCCGCACTGCCCAAGCCGGGGCGCTACCGCGAGATGTTCGAACTAGCCTCGCGGCTTCATTCGGGACTGCTCGACCGCACCCGGCCGCTCTGGGAAATCACGCTGATCTCGGGCCTTCCCAACCGCCAGATCGCGACCTTCAAGAAGGTGCACCACGCGCTGATGGACGGCGCCGCAAGCATCCATTTCTATAATTCGATGCTGTCGGCGGACCCAGGGGAACGGCGCGCCGCATCGCCGCTCTCGGTCGAAGCCTATGAAGCCTATAAGCGCCTGTTCCCGCCGCCGAAAAAGCCCGCGCGCCCCAGCCTGACCGACATCAAGGCGATCGGCGATTTCCTGAAGGAGCAATGGGGCAACAGCGTCGGGGTGACGAAGGCGATGAACCAGTATCTCGCCGCGATGTTCGGCATCGGCGGCGAGGGCCTCGCGACGCCCTTTGCCGGGGTGCCGCGCACCAGCTTCAACCGCAACATCACCGGCGCGCGCCGTTTCGTCGCGCAAAGCTGGTCGCTCGAGCGCGTGCGCGCGATGGGCAAGGCCTATGACGGCACGATCAACGACGCGGTGCTCGGCATGTGCGCGGGGGCGATGCGCAAATATCTCCAGTCGCTGAACGAACTGCCCGACAAGCCATTGAAAGCCATGGCGCCGGTGTCGATCCGGCCCAAGGACGATATCGATTCGGGCAATTCGGTCGCATCGGTGACAGCGAACCTCGCGACGCATATCGACGATCCGGCGACGCGCATGGCGATGATCCAGGAATCGATGAATTCGGCGAAGGCGCAGCTCCGCGCGATGACCGCGGCGCAGATCCAGCTCTATACCGCGATCACCAGCTTCCCCATGATGCTCACCGCGCTCACCCGCACCGCCGACAAATTCCCCGCTTACTCGGTGACGATCTCGAACGTCCCCGGCCCGCGCGAGCAGATGTACTGGAACGGCGCGCGGCTCGACGGCATGTACCCCGCGAGCATCCCCGTCGACGGCATGGCGATGAACATCACGCAGGTTTCGAATTTCAGGAACATCGACTTCGGCATCACCGCCTGCCGCCGCAGCGTGCCGCACGCGCAGCGGATGATCGACTATCTGGAGGAAGCGCTGGTCGAACTGGAAGCGGCAGCGGGGATCAAGAAGGGGAAATAG